The Methanoculleus thermophilus genome contains a region encoding:
- a CDS encoding purple acid phosphatase family protein has product MSRWRSVRLVVVTVMLLALILPVASAAIIWGPYVTNTMDKSAVVSWKTTSADEGWVEYVAEGGGTYQRIASPEKESMHHVLLTNLTPATTYRYRVGIGNETTEDCRFRTFGDQSFVCIVYGDTRAQKPFFTQAERHGLVAERIAAEEDVLFVIHTGDFVCEEDEWDEFFAAAGPMLGNTTLVPVAGNHEGSAEVFTAIFSLPTYYSFDAGSLHVTVLDSNDWAWTDMGSQTAWLRRDLASSSPWKFAAFHHPPFTADRKSPGGNLAIRDEWCDILSENGVNAVYNAHTHAYERYRIEGTEYIVIGCGGAPFYPLADDKPKGYQMSREETLGYIRVTVNPESVIMEMVPVAEFAENGEVTMYPRETVIDTVRLSAPASDEWWEVLISLPGLSEFSELWR; this is encoded by the coding sequence ATGAGCCGGTGGCGGAGTGTCCGTCTGGTAGTGGTAACGGTCATGCTGCTCGCACTCATCCTCCCGGTGGCATCTGCCGCCATCATCTGGGGGCCGTATGTCACAAACACCATGGATAAATCAGCGGTGGTCAGCTGGAAGACGACCTCTGCCGATGAGGGGTGGGTGGAGTACGTAGCCGAGGGTGGCGGGACTTACCAGCGCATAGCCTCTCCAGAGAAGGAGAGCATGCACCATGTGCTTCTCACCAATCTTACCCCGGCGACCACCTACCGCTACCGTGTCGGCATCGGGAACGAAACAACAGAGGACTGCAGGTTTCGGACATTCGGGGATCAATCGTTCGTCTGCATCGTATACGGTGACACCCGGGCTCAAAAACCCTTCTTCACTCAGGCCGAGCGGCACGGTCTGGTGGCGGAGAGGATAGCCGCAGAGGAGGATGTCCTTTTCGTCATTCATACCGGTGATTTCGTCTGCGAGGAGGACGAGTGGGATGAGTTCTTCGCAGCCGCGGGGCCGATGCTTGGGAACACAACCCTGGTCCCGGTGGCGGGCAACCACGAAGGATCGGCAGAGGTCTTCACCGCCATCTTCTCTCTCCCGACATACTACTCCTTCGATGCCGGCAGCCTCCATGTGACAGTCCTTGACAGCAACGACTGGGCATGGACGGATATGGGCTCGCAGACCGCATGGCTCAGGAGAGACCTTGCATCCTCCTCACCCTGGAAGTTCGCAGCGTTCCACCACCCACCGTTCACCGCTGACCGGAAATCACCCGGAGGAAACCTGGCGATCCGGGACGAATGGTGCGACATCCTCTCTGAAAACGGCGTGAACGCCGTATATAACGCACACACCCATGCTTACGAGCGTTACCGGATTGAAGGGACGGAATACATCGTTATTGGGTGCGGCGGTGCACCGTTCTACCCGCTCGCCGATGATAAACCAAAAGGGTACCAGATGAGCCGTGAAGAGACCCTCGGATATATCCGGGTCACCGTGAATCCGGAATCGGTTATTATGGAGATGGTGCCGGTTGCGGAGTTCGCAGAGAACGGCGAGGTGACGATGTACCCAAGAGAAACCGTCATCGACACCGTCCGCCTTTCGGCACCTGCATCCGACGAGTGGTGGGAGGTGCTGATATCCCTCCCTGGTTTATCCGAATTCTCAGAATTATGGAGATGA
- the wtpA gene encoding tungstate ABC transporter substrate-binding protein WtpA — protein sequence MSRPATLVMIALVVLAVSAGCTGTDPGRTVLTVVPAGSLLVPLEEIEAAFESQHPEIDVQLEGHGSIQAIRQVTDLGRSIDVVAVADASLIPDMMYIPMREGGENYTDWYIPFAKNEIVIAYTDRSTGADEITAGNWYQVLARPDVRVGFSNPMLDACGYRALMVTALAEEHYGEPGLFEAIIGGSFDPPLRPTHTDGVTMITLPERMRPADEKLAIRDGSIYLLSLLDAGGIDYAFEYRSVAEEHGLQWINLPPEINLGSAEHADDYQRVHVTLGFERFRSIGRERIGQPIVYAITVPRNAPHPDEAQMFVDFVLDAFGEKKAGWPEPVSAKPKTATVYHATD from the coding sequence ATGAGCCGTCCCGCGACACTTGTGATGATCGCGCTCGTCGTGCTTGCAGTATCGGCGGGCTGCACCGGGACCGACCCGGGACGTACCGTCCTCACGGTGGTCCCGGCCGGAAGCCTTCTTGTTCCGCTCGAGGAGATTGAGGCTGCTTTCGAGAGTCAGCATCCGGAGATCGATGTCCAGCTCGAAGGTCACGGGAGTATCCAGGCGATTCGGCAGGTAACGGATCTCGGGCGGAGTATCGATGTCGTCGCGGTCGCGGATGCCTCGCTCATCCCGGATATGATGTACATCCCGATGAGAGAGGGGGGTGAGAATTACACGGACTGGTACATCCCCTTCGCAAAGAACGAGATCGTGATCGCCTATACCGACCGGAGCACGGGTGCGGATGAGATCACGGCTGGTAACTGGTACCAGGTCCTGGCCCGCCCGGATGTGCGGGTCGGGTTCTCAAATCCCATGCTCGACGCCTGCGGCTACCGGGCGCTTATGGTGACAGCGCTTGCCGAGGAGCATTACGGTGAGCCGGGCCTCTTTGAGGCAATCATCGGTGGATCTTTTGACCCGCCGCTCAGGCCAACCCACACAGACGGCGTAACGATGATCACCCTGCCGGAGCGGATGAGGCCGGCAGATGAGAAACTCGCCATCCGGGACGGGAGTATCTACCTTCTCTCGCTTCTTGATGCTGGCGGGATTGACTATGCCTTCGAGTATCGGAGCGTAGCCGAAGAGCATGGTCTGCAATGGATCAACCTCCCTCCCGAGATCAACCTGGGCTCTGCAGAACACGCCGACGACTACCAGAGGGTGCATGTGACTCTCGGGTTTGAGCGGTTCCGTTCCATCGGGAGGGAACGCATCGGCCAACCAATCGTCTACGCCATCACCGTGCCCCGCAACGCACCCCACCCAGATGAAGCGCAGATGTTTGTGGACTTCGTTCTGGACGCATTCGGTGAAAAAAAGGCCGGATGGCCCGAGCCGGTGAGCGCGAAACCGAAGACTGCTACGGTGTACCATGCTACAGACTGA
- a CDS encoding molybdopterin-dependent oxidoreductase: protein MIPVCRIYPVVAMLIGIVVLASGCIGATSGPDDVAWNLTLAGETESVLTLTELRQMPAVEGYGYSVSTVGIKYGPNRYRGVLLADLVEMVGGVGADDLIYVSAEDGYLWVFDTAQLQGKEFFTFSEELREIPSPPLQVILAYEQDGKPLAYEDGGPLRLVVITETHDVITEGSPWVKWVDRIEVHRK from the coding sequence GTGATCCCGGTGTGCCGGATCTACCCGGTCGTCGCGATGCTGATCGGTATCGTGGTCCTTGCCTCGGGATGCATCGGTGCAACGAGCGGCCCCGATGATGTGGCCTGGAACCTGACACTTGCCGGAGAGACAGAGAGTGTGCTTACGCTCACCGAACTCCGGCAGATGCCTGCTGTTGAGGGGTATGGTTACTCGGTCTCAACGGTCGGGATCAAGTACGGCCCAAACAGGTATCGTGGCGTGCTCCTCGCCGATCTCGTTGAGATGGTAGGAGGCGTGGGTGCAGACGACCTGATCTACGTCTCCGCAGAAGACGGTTACCTCTGGGTCTTTGATACCGCTCAGTTACAGGGCAAGGAGTTCTTCACCTTCAGTGAAGAACTCCGGGAGATTCCGTCACCACCGCTCCAGGTCATCCTGGCTTACGAGCAAGATGGGAAGCCTCTGGCCTATGAGGACGGTGGACCGCTCCGCCTCGTCGTCATCACCGAGACACACGACGTCATTACCGAAGGAAGCCCCTGGGTGAAGTGGGTCGACCGGATCGAGGTTCACAGGAAATGA
- a CDS encoding phenylacetate--CoA ligase family protein: MVLWNPRMETMPPDELRRLQFKLLKTLVYRLYSFNEFYRRRMKEQQVHPDDIRTLEDITKLPFMYKQDLRDNYPDGIFSADRNELVRYHVSSGTTGKPTVVGYTARDIENWSESLARAFSSCGLGRGDVIQVSYGYGLFTGGLGAHYGAERVGATVLPTSVGNTERQIELMQDLHVTAIACTPSYLLHIGEVAEKMGVSIKNDTDLRLGFLGAEPWSEQMRVRIEDWLGIRAYDIYGTSELSGPLFTECAEQQGIHIWGDLAFVEIVDPKTNEVLEPGEQGEVTITMLQKEALPMVRYRIGDLAAIEDGICPCGRTHPRIGRIRGRVDDMLIVRGINVFPSQVEHTLLEIPDVGKHFQIVVDRKGALDTMLVRVEVSEEAFSDKITDLMVIKRNVEHRLRSSLNVSVDVELVEPGTLPRFEGKSKKVIDRRSL; the protein is encoded by the coding sequence ATGGTACTCTGGAACCCACGAATGGAGACGATGCCGCCCGATGAGTTGCGGCGGCTCCAGTTCAAACTCCTAAAAACCCTCGTGTACCGGCTCTACAGTTTCAACGAGTTCTACCGACGCCGGATGAAGGAGCAGCAGGTCCACCCCGACGATATCAGGACGCTTGAGGATATCACGAAACTCCCGTTCATGTACAAACAGGATCTGCGGGATAACTATCCGGACGGAATCTTCTCCGCCGACCGAAACGAACTCGTCCGCTACCACGTCTCCTCCGGAACGACAGGCAAACCCACAGTCGTCGGCTATACGGCACGCGACATCGAGAACTGGAGTGAGTCTCTGGCGCGCGCATTCTCCTCCTGCGGTCTTGGGCGGGGTGATGTGATCCAGGTGAGTTACGGCTACGGCCTCTTTACCGGCGGGCTCGGCGCCCACTACGGCGCTGAGCGCGTTGGTGCAACCGTCCTCCCCACAAGCGTCGGGAACACCGAACGGCAGATTGAGCTGATGCAGGACCTCCACGTCACCGCCATCGCCTGCACTCCATCGTATCTCCTTCACATCGGGGAGGTGGCAGAGAAGATGGGGGTCTCGATCAAGAACGACACCGACCTTCGCCTTGGTTTCCTCGGCGCTGAACCCTGGTCGGAGCAGATGCGAGTCCGGATAGAGGACTGGCTCGGGATCCGCGCCTACGATATCTACGGGACAAGCGAACTCTCCGGCCCGTTGTTCACCGAGTGTGCAGAGCAACAAGGAATCCATATATGGGGCGACCTAGCGTTCGTGGAGATTGTGGACCCCAAGACCAACGAGGTGCTTGAACCCGGAGAACAGGGCGAGGTGACCATCACCATGCTGCAGAAAGAGGCCCTTCCCATGGTCCGATATCGGATCGGGGATCTTGCCGCCATTGAGGACGGGATCTGCCCCTGCGGCCGGACGCATCCCCGCATCGGCCGGATACGGGGACGGGTGGATGATATGCTGATCGTCCGCGGCATCAACGTCTTCCCATCGCAGGTGGAGCATACGCTGCTTGAGATTCCCGACGTCGGCAAACACTTCCAGATCGTCGTCGACCGGAAGGGTGCGCTCGATACCATGCTCGTGCGGGTTGAGGTGAGCGAGGAGGCATTCTCTGATAAGATCACCGATCTTATGGTGATCAAGCGGAACGTGGAGCACCGCTTGCGGAGCTCCCTGAACGTGAGTGTGGATGTGGAACTGGTCGAACCGGGAACCCTTCCGCGGTTTGAAGGCAAGTCTAAGAAGGTCATTGACAGGAGGTCTTTGTAA
- a CDS encoding ACT domain-containing protein → MEESYIVKQISIFSENRPGRLAAIASALRDAEINIFAFSIAEANGFGVVRALVDRPDDAYRRLTDLGFRVTFTDVIGVKMRDEPGGLSDIASILGDAGINIEYAYAYSGKDGAVLILRVDQIEDAVRQILDHGGELLKASLSP, encoded by the coding sequence ATGGAAGAGTCGTATATTGTCAAACAGATCTCAATCTTTTCTGAGAACCGCCCGGGGCGCCTCGCGGCGATCGCCAGTGCGCTGCGGGATGCGGAAATAAACATCTTCGCATTCAGCATCGCTGAAGCGAATGGATTCGGGGTCGTCCGCGCACTCGTTGATCGGCCGGATGACGCCTACAGGAGGCTGACCGATCTCGGGTTCCGGGTCACGTTCACCGATGTCATCGGTGTGAAGATGCGTGACGAGCCGGGTGGTCTCTCAGATATCGCGTCAATCCTCGGGGATGCAGGGATAAACATCGAGTATGCCTATGCATACTCAGGAAAAGATGGAGCGGTCCTGATCCTGCGGGTGGACCAGATTGAGGATGCCGTTCGCCAGATCCTCGACCACGGTGGAGAACTCCTCAAAGCATCCCTTTCACCATAA
- a CDS encoding P-II family nitrogen regulator, which produces MSDNELIITIVKRGWSEPVLAAARGAGAEGATILLGRGTGIHEVRSLLGIPIEPEKEIVLTVVAADRTDAVLDAIVAAAELDRPGMGLAFVIPIRRVAGRVHMFLKGEDG; this is translated from the coding sequence ATGTCCGATAACGAACTGATTATCACGATTGTAAAACGGGGCTGGTCCGAGCCGGTGCTTGCGGCGGCCCGTGGCGCCGGGGCTGAGGGAGCGACCATTCTCCTCGGCCGTGGGACCGGTATTCATGAGGTTAGGTCACTTCTTGGGATTCCCATCGAGCCTGAGAAGGAGATCGTTCTGACGGTTGTCGCCGCCGACCGAACGGATGCGGTACTCGATGCGATCGTGGCCGCTGCCGAGCTGGACCGGCCTGGAATGGGCCTTGCATTTGTCATCCCTATCCGGCGGGTTGCGGGAAGGGTCCATATGTTCCTCAAAGGTGAAGATGGGTGA
- a CDS encoding phenylacetate--CoA ligase family protein, whose product MFWNRAMETIRPDELADLQLKRLKWTLHQAEKVGLYQRKFKEAGVSPDDIRTLDDVEKLPFTYKKELQAGYPFGLFAVPMREIIRIHTTSGTTGKPTVVGYTRQDLENWSELIARNMTMIGLGEDDVFQNAVNYGLFTGGLGFHYGAEKIGATVVPSATGNTRRQIEMIEDFGVTAIHCTPSYALHLAEVAESMGKTLDTLRVGIFGAEPWSESMRAELERRLGVKAYDSYGLSEMYGPGVAFECPEHNGLHLWHDCYLAEIIDPKTGERLAPGERGELVITPLVKEAMPLVRYRTGDVTQLMDEECSCGRGQKIARLTGRSDDMLVIRGINVFPSQIEHVLRALPEVGEQYMVYIDRVKHLDEMTIEVEMSRASFSGELQDLARIQKKIASELHNALGLRTAVKLVEPGSLPRFEGKAKRVIDRRGAL is encoded by the coding sequence ATGTTCTGGAACAGAGCAATGGAGACAATCCGGCCTGATGAACTTGCAGACCTTCAACTCAAGCGGCTGAAATGGACGCTTCATCAGGCAGAAAAGGTTGGGTTATACCAGAGAAAATTCAAAGAAGCGGGCGTCTCTCCGGACGATATCAGGACACTCGACGACGTGGAGAAACTTCCCTTCACCTACAAAAAAGAGCTCCAGGCCGGATACCCGTTTGGCCTCTTTGCAGTCCCGATGAGGGAGATCATACGAATTCACACCACCTCCGGCACCACCGGAAAACCGACCGTCGTCGGTTACACCCGACAGGATCTGGAGAACTGGTCGGAGTTGATTGCGCGAAACATGACGATGATCGGTCTTGGAGAAGACGATGTCTTTCAGAACGCGGTCAACTACGGTCTCTTCACCGGGGGACTCGGGTTCCATTACGGAGCCGAGAAGATCGGGGCGACGGTGGTCCCAAGCGCAACAGGCAACACCCGGCGCCAGATCGAGATGATTGAGGACTTCGGGGTGACCGCGATCCACTGTACGCCAAGTTACGCCCTCCACCTCGCCGAGGTTGCCGAGTCGATGGGAAAGACACTGGATACTCTCAGGGTAGGGATATTCGGGGCCGAACCCTGGTCGGAGAGCATGCGCGCAGAACTCGAGCGGCGGCTCGGTGTGAAGGCCTATGACAGTTATGGGCTCTCGGAGATGTACGGGCCGGGAGTGGCATTCGAGTGTCCGGAGCACAACGGGCTCCATCTCTGGCATGACTGCTACCTTGCAGAGATCATCGATCCCAAGACTGGTGAGAGGCTCGCACCCGGTGAACGGGGTGAACTTGTCATCACCCCGCTCGTCAAGGAGGCCATGCCGCTCGTCCGTTACCGGACCGGCGACGTGACCCAGCTGATGGACGAGGAGTGCTCCTGCGGGCGCGGGCAGAAGATCGCCCGGCTCACCGGACGCAGCGACGATATGCTGGTCATCCGGGGAATCAATGTCTTCCCCTCTCAGATCGAGCACGTTCTGCGAGCCCTTCCCGAGGTTGGGGAACAGTACATGGTATATATCGACCGTGTCAAACATCTTGATGAGATGACGATCGAAGTCGAGATGAGCAGAGCATCTTTCTCCGGGGAACTGCAGGACCTCGCACGTATACAGAAAAAGATCGCCAGCGAACTCCACAACGCGCTCGGGCTTCGGACCGCGGTGAAACTGGTTGAGCCAGGATCGCTACCCCGGTTCGAAGGGAAGGCAAAGCGGGTCATTGACCGGCGGGGGGCACTCTGA
- a CDS encoding PEGA domain-containing protein, protein MVITHRRGTAPHTILFALCILLALVAPVTAATTELHVVRYAADGVTVLGEKTVDYRWLEANLPVQGDGETHYYHQGPVFVGDPWNPEEDTNVEEKDMGAVKGTNLADICDLVGGMKEGEIVRVKAIDGMSREFPYRNVYEPESRQGPMVITWYKADEGYVPDYYTGMRLVFFADTSTNPYGIHAFGVTDMRECFDPEYWYFYNGKYPTTTGLSVQSVSEVIIYSEEEATGSIRVNSTPTGAVVYIDDEETGYTTPCTLSGIEVGTHSVRVEKEGYIQPDEVWINVVANTVVEAAFNLTPETGSIAVSTIPTNASILLDGNVTGLFTDAVLEEVPVGEHMVELVLPGYRNATQKVVVEKDECTTIDLVLFSENTTPTEVTPGTGSIFISSVPTNASILIDGKETGTRTNATLDAVPAGEHTIELVMPGYRNVTRTVIVKSGESSTLEMILSPVDGKTGANASAGRDGTSTTHPTQNPLEAFIAAVLNLLATVFPFFEAEEDLPTTQGPESTPTPDEYIATSSPTGTPAPPKPTPGDVLNTKNHSGGLYIESYPPGMTIVIDNKRQVWQTPHVVYGLREGLHSIGVEETEPGRSGKDSDFHFETVQAWVYPDAITPVRLDGVAIITKKTVKIDSEDYRGAKFTVNGRYPPGTIPGEAVVDGPKSWITVSQNGTYLSYRIPNSLESGQTFIVKPWSGSTVPLRIDSSPRGAAVFIDGFPTGEVTPCRVEGLSPGQHRILVSKPGYIPAEDTITIPEGAETGGAVTCTLREYTNGNLHVESTVRDGRIYLYGRYTGEKTPHTFTGMSIGTYEVRVVTENASKTVMDVLVTPGETARCMVVLKEGNP, encoded by the coding sequence ATGGTAATTACGCACCGGCGGGGTACGGCCCCGCACACAATCCTCTTTGCGCTCTGCATCCTCCTCGCACTGGTAGCCCCGGTAACTGCAGCCACTACCGAACTTCACGTCGTCAGGTATGCAGCCGATGGCGTTACTGTTCTCGGGGAGAAGACAGTCGATTACCGCTGGCTTGAGGCGAACCTCCCGGTCCAGGGCGACGGCGAGACCCATTACTACCACCAGGGGCCTGTCTTTGTGGGGGATCCCTGGAATCCTGAAGAGGATACCAATGTCGAAGAGAAGGATATGGGCGCGGTGAAGGGAACCAATCTCGCCGACATCTGCGATCTCGTAGGCGGGATGAAGGAAGGTGAGATAGTCAGAGTCAAGGCGATAGACGGGATGTCAAGAGAGTTCCCATACCGGAACGTCTACGAGCCGGAGTCCCGGCAGGGGCCGATGGTCATCACCTGGTATAAGGCCGATGAGGGTTACGTCCCCGATTACTACACCGGCATGCGTCTTGTCTTCTTCGCGGATACATCGACCAATCCCTACGGGATCCATGCATTCGGTGTCACGGATATGCGCGAATGTTTCGATCCAGAGTACTGGTATTTCTACAACGGGAAGTATCCAACAACCACAGGCCTCTCCGTACAGTCTGTGAGTGAAGTCATTATCTACAGCGAAGAAGAGGCCACCGGGAGTATCCGCGTAAACTCAACTCCCACCGGGGCCGTCGTCTATATCGACGACGAAGAGACCGGTTATACGACTCCCTGCACCCTCTCCGGTATCGAGGTCGGGACACATTCTGTCAGGGTCGAGAAAGAGGGATATATCCAACCGGACGAGGTTTGGATCAACGTCGTTGCAAACACGGTCGTGGAAGCCGCGTTCAACCTCACCCCGGAGACGGGAAGCATTGCCGTCTCCACGATCCCGACCAACGCGAGCATCCTCCTCGATGGCAACGTTACAGGACTCTTTACTGACGCGGTCCTGGAAGAAGTCCCTGTCGGTGAGCATATGGTCGAGCTCGTGCTGCCAGGATATCGAAACGCCACCCAGAAAGTCGTCGTCGAGAAGGATGAGTGTACCACCATCGACCTGGTTCTCTTCTCTGAAAACACCACCCCGACCGAAGTCACCCCTGGAACAGGGAGTATATTCATCTCATCGGTCCCAACGAACGCAAGCATCCTCATTGATGGTAAGGAGACGGGAACCCGAACCAACGCAACCCTGGATGCGGTTCCTGCCGGAGAGCATACGATCGAGCTCGTGATGCCGGGTTACAGAAATGTCACCAGAACCGTCATTGTGAAGTCAGGTGAATCCAGCACCCTCGAGATGATCCTCTCCCCTGTAGACGGTAAAACAGGAGCGAACGCCTCCGCAGGCCGGGATGGAACCTCAACCACACACCCCACACAGAATCCCCTGGAGGCATTCATCGCCGCAGTTCTCAACCTCCTGGCCACGGTGTTCCCGTTCTTCGAGGCAGAGGAAGACCTGCCGACCACGCAGGGGCCGGAGAGCACTCCCACCCCGGACGAATACATCGCAACCTCCTCGCCGACAGGCACCCCTGCACCTCCTAAACCGACACCAGGTGACGTCCTGAACACGAAAAACCACTCAGGTGGGCTCTACATCGAATCGTATCCCCCGGGTATGACGATCGTCATAGACAACAAAAGACAGGTCTGGCAGACGCCACATGTCGTCTACGGCCTCCGTGAAGGCCTGCACAGCATCGGGGTTGAAGAGACTGAACCCGGCCGGAGCGGCAAAGATTCCGACTTCCACTTCGAGACCGTTCAGGCCTGGGTTTATCCGGACGCGATCACGCCTGTCCGCCTTGACGGCGTAGCCATCATCACCAAAAAGACAGTCAAGATAGATTCAGAGGATTATCGCGGTGCAAAGTTCACAGTGAACGGACGCTACCCTCCAGGCACCATCCCGGGGGAGGCCGTGGTCGATGGACCGAAGTCCTGGATCACCGTGTCCCAGAATGGCACCTACCTCTCGTACAGGATTCCCAACTCCCTTGAGAGCGGTCAGACGTTCATAGTAAAACCCTGGAGCGGCAGCACCGTCCCGCTCAGGATCGACTCAAGCCCCAGAGGCGCCGCAGTCTTCATCGATGGGTTCCCCACAGGGGAGGTTACCCCGTGCAGAGTGGAAGGCCTCTCCCCCGGCCAGCACCGCATCCTTGTGTCAAAACCAGGGTATATTCCCGCTGAAGATACAATCACGATCCCGGAGGGAGCCGAGACCGGAGGGGCTGTCACATGCACGCTCAGAGAGTACACCAATGGGAATCTCCACGTCGAGAGCACGGTCCGGGATGGGCGGATCTACCTCTACGGCCGATACACCGGAGAAAAGACGCCCCATACCTTCACGGGGATGAGCATCGGAACCTATGAAGTCCGGGTCGTCACTGAGAACGCCTCAAAGACCGTCATGGATGTATTGGTGACACCAGGGGAGACAGCCCGGTGCATGGTGGTCCTGAAGGAGGGTAATCCATGA
- a CDS encoding argininosuccinate synthase — protein MHTKVTQILLALLCVSILASAVSAAPTTELRIVKIAADGETILAEKTVDYRWMEANLPVLGDGVTHYYHQGPVFEGDKWDPEETTNFKDRGAVKGTDVRDLAELVGGAEPGDEIMIRAADGYHVEFAYQNVYEPDPRQGPIGICWYNGDETEAGERQGRGYVPEYYMGMRLVFFADNSTNSEGLHVYGNWDMHETLPESTQHFYGDLYPSTGGLTVKWIDEIRIYTGGYHGERGALAGSLDGPATEATTEPLKTPISLMITLIAAIGAAALHARRGA, from the coding sequence ATGCATACAAAAGTGACACAAATCCTGCTTGCGCTTCTCTGCGTGAGCATACTGGCATCTGCCGTCTCGGCGGCGCCGACTACAGAGTTACGTATTGTAAAGATCGCAGCAGATGGAGAGACAATCCTTGCGGAGAAGACAGTTGACTATCGGTGGATGGAGGCAAACCTCCCGGTTCTCGGGGATGGGGTGACCCACTACTACCACCAAGGACCGGTCTTTGAGGGGGACAAATGGGACCCCGAAGAGACGACGAATTTCAAGGACAGGGGGGCCGTAAAAGGAACGGATGTCCGCGACCTCGCTGAACTGGTCGGCGGCGCCGAGCCCGGGGATGAGATCATGATCCGGGCGGCCGACGGCTACCATGTTGAGTTTGCCTACCAGAACGTCTACGAGCCCGACCCCCGCCAGGGCCCTATAGGGATCTGCTGGTATAACGGTGATGAGACAGAGGCAGGCGAGCGGCAGGGGCGTGGTTACGTCCCCGAATACTATATGGGGATGCGCCTCGTCTTCTTCGCCGACAACTCGACCAACTCGGAAGGTCTCCATGTCTATGGGAACTGGGACATGCATGAAACACTCCCAGAGTCAACACAGCACTTCTACGGCGACCTCTACCCCTCCACTGGAGGTCTCACCGTGAAATGGATCGATGAGATCCGGATCTACACCGGCGGATACCATGGCGAGCGAGGAGCACTTGCTGGCTCTCTCGACGGACCTGCAACGGAGGCGACTACGGAGCCGCTGAAAACCCCGATTTCCCTCATGATAACCCTCATTGCAGCCATAGGGGCGGCAGCGCTCCATGCCCGAAGAGGAGCGTGA